One Phoenix dactylifera cultivar Barhee BC4 chromosome 8, palm_55x_up_171113_PBpolish2nd_filt_p, whole genome shotgun sequence genomic window carries:
- the LOC103709756 gene encoding probable choline kinase 2 isoform X2: MRILDRLASEWSDVADSKALEVVHLKGAMTNQVYQINWPTMGKDGVSRKVLVRIYGDGVDVFFDREDEIRTFECMSRHGQGPRLLGRFPNGRVEEFINARTLSAADLRDPEISALVASKLKEFHDLDMPSPRNVFLWERLRKWLKTARNLCLPEESKEFRLDTLAEEIAAFESFFSGKDQRIGFCHNDLQYGNIMVDEETRQVTIIDYEYASFNPIAYDLANHFCEMAADYHTETPHILDFNKYPDYEERKRFVQAYLSSSGETGNLVEIDNLLELIEKYTLASHLVWGLWGIISEHVNDIDFNYMEYAKQRFQQYWLRKSAT; the protein is encoded by the exons ATGAGGATTCTTGACAGATTGGCGTCGGAATGGAGCGACGTGGCCGACTCCAAGGCCTTGGAGGTGGTGCACCTCAAGGGGGCGATGACCAACCAGGTCTACCAGATCAACTGGCCGACCATGGGGAAGGACGGCGTCTCTCGGAAGGTGCTCGTCCGGATCTACGGCGACGGGGTGGATGTCTTCTTCGACCGGGAGGACGAGATCCGGACGTTCGAGTGCATGTCGAGGCACGGGCAGGGGCCGCGCCTTCTTGGGCGGTTTCCCAATGGCCGGGTCGAGGAGTTCATCAACGCCAGG ACACTTTCTGCAGCTGATCTGCGGGACCCAGAAATATCTGCTCTTGTAGCATCAAAATTAAAGGAGTTTCATGACCTTGACATGCCCAGTCCAAGGAATGTATTCTTATGGGAAAGATTGAG AAAATGGCTGAAAACAGCTCGAAATTTGTGCTTACCTGAAGAATCTAAAGAATTTCGCTTGGATACCCTAGCGGAGGAGATAGCTGCTTTCGAAAGTTTTTTCTCTGGGAAAGATCAGAGAATAGGATTCTGTCATAATGATCTCCAGTATGGGAATATCATGGTTGACGAGGAGACCAGACAAGTAACTATAATA GACTATGAGTATGCAAGTTTCAACCCCATTGCATATGATCTTGCCAATCACTTTTGTGAGATGGCTGCTGATTACCATACAGAGACTCCTCACATTTTGGATTTCAATAAATACCCAG ATTATGAGGAGCGCAAGAGATTTGTGCAGGCATATCTGAGTTCGTCAG GTGAAACAGGCAATCTCGTGGAAATTGACAATTTACTGGAGCTTATTGAGAAGTATACTCTTGCAAGTCATCTTGTTTGGGGCCTATGGGGAATAATATCA GAACATGTCAATGATATTGACTTCAATTACATGGAGTATGCAAAGCAGAGGTTTCAGCAGTACTGGTTAAGGAAGTCTGCCACATAG
- the LOC103709756 gene encoding probable choline kinase 2 isoform X1: MVAFEVGSANDAVERIPKEAMRILDRLASEWSDVADSKALEVVHLKGAMTNQVYQINWPTMGKDGVSRKVLVRIYGDGVDVFFDREDEIRTFECMSRHGQGPRLLGRFPNGRVEEFINARTLSAADLRDPEISALVASKLKEFHDLDMPSPRNVFLWERLRKWLKTARNLCLPEESKEFRLDTLAEEIAAFESFFSGKDQRIGFCHNDLQYGNIMVDEETRQVTIIDYEYASFNPIAYDLANHFCEMAADYHTETPHILDFNKYPDYEERKRFVQAYLSSSGETGNLVEIDNLLELIEKYTLASHLVWGLWGIISEHVNDIDFNYMEYAKQRFQQYWLRKSAT; encoded by the exons ATGGTGGCGTTCGAGGTGGGCAGCGCAAATGACGCCGTGGAGAGGATCCCCAAGGAGGCGATGAGGATTCTTGACAGATTGGCGTCGGAATGGAGCGACGTGGCCGACTCCAAGGCCTTGGAGGTGGTGCACCTCAAGGGGGCGATGACCAACCAGGTCTACCAGATCAACTGGCCGACCATGGGGAAGGACGGCGTCTCTCGGAAGGTGCTCGTCCGGATCTACGGCGACGGGGTGGATGTCTTCTTCGACCGGGAGGACGAGATCCGGACGTTCGAGTGCATGTCGAGGCACGGGCAGGGGCCGCGCCTTCTTGGGCGGTTTCCCAATGGCCGGGTCGAGGAGTTCATCAACGCCAGG ACACTTTCTGCAGCTGATCTGCGGGACCCAGAAATATCTGCTCTTGTAGCATCAAAATTAAAGGAGTTTCATGACCTTGACATGCCCAGTCCAAGGAATGTATTCTTATGGGAAAGATTGAG AAAATGGCTGAAAACAGCTCGAAATTTGTGCTTACCTGAAGAATCTAAAGAATTTCGCTTGGATACCCTAGCGGAGGAGATAGCTGCTTTCGAAAGTTTTTTCTCTGGGAAAGATCAGAGAATAGGATTCTGTCATAATGATCTCCAGTATGGGAATATCATGGTTGACGAGGAGACCAGACAAGTAACTATAATA GACTATGAGTATGCAAGTTTCAACCCCATTGCATATGATCTTGCCAATCACTTTTGTGAGATGGCTGCTGATTACCATACAGAGACTCCTCACATTTTGGATTTCAATAAATACCCAG ATTATGAGGAGCGCAAGAGATTTGTGCAGGCATATCTGAGTTCGTCAG GTGAAACAGGCAATCTCGTGGAAATTGACAATTTACTGGAGCTTATTGAGAAGTATACTCTTGCAAGTCATCTTGTTTGGGGCCTATGGGGAATAATATCA GAACATGTCAATGATATTGACTTCAATTACATGGAGTATGCAAAGCAGAGGTTTCAGCAGTACTGGTTAAGGAAGTCTGCCACATAG
- the LOC103709755 gene encoding glucan endo-1,3-beta-glucosidase 8-like codes for MEPPRRRTMIWVLCAALVASAASTEAIGVNWGTQTSHPMPPKIVVQMLKDNGIQKVKLFDAESSVMSALANTGIEVMVAIPNDQLEQMGTYSNAKAWVHENVTGYRDVNIKYVAVGNEPFLKSYNGTFLKATFPALKNIQKALDEMGSKQIKATVPMNADIYSSPEDNSVPSAGDFRSDIRDLMVEIARFLSSNGSPFVINIYPFLSLYENPNFPADFAFFDGGGRSINDKGTKYTNVFDANFDTLVWALKKAGISSMKIIVGEVGWPTDGSKNADVAGAKRFYDGLMKKMASNTGTPVRPGPMDVYLFAFIDEDMKSIQPGYFERHWGIFTYDGKPKFPMDLSGKGNGKYLAGASGVEYLSDEWCVYDPSARNQEAVPRSMDFACSNGDCTALMGSSPCSKLDRSGRVSYAFNMYFQMKDQDVRACDFQGLAKITSRNASRDGCLFPIQIVNAAGRSPAELGLLMLPWIAVLLFL; via the exons ATGGAGCCTCCTCGCCGAAGAACCATGATATGGGTCCTGTGCGCTGCCCTGGTGGCCTCGGCCGCATCCACGGAAGCCATCGGCGTGAACTGGGGGACCCAGACGTCGCACCCGATGCCCCCAAAGATCGTCGTCCAGATGCTCAAGGACAACGGGATCCAGAAGGTCAAGCTGTTCGACGCGGAGTCGTCGGTGATGAGCGCCCTGGCCAACACAGGGATCGAGGTCATGGTTGCCATCCCGAACGATCAGCTCGAGCAGATGGGCACCTACTCGAACGCAAAAGCCTGGGTTCACGAGAACGTCACAGGTTACCGAGATGTCAATATCAA GTATGTTGCCGTGGGGAACGAACCCTTCCTCAAGAGCTACAATGGCACGTTCTTGAAAGCCACGTTCCCTGCACTCAAGAACATTCAGAAGGCCCTGGATGAGATGGGAAGCAAGCAGATCAAGGCCACCGTCCCCATGAATGCCGACATCTACAGCTCCCCGGAGGACAACTCCGTGCCTTCTGCAGGGGACTTCCGCTCCGATATTCGTGATCTCATGGTCGAAATCGCGCGGTTCCTCAGCTCCAACGGCTCGCCCTTCGTTATCAACATCTACCCCTTCCTCAGCCTCTACGAAAATCCCAACTTTCCGGCGGACTTCGCCTTCTTCGATGGCGGCGGCCGGTCGATCAACGATAAGGGCACCAAGTACACCAACGTGTTCGACGCCAACTTCGACACACTCGTGTGGGCCTTGAAGAAGGCTGGCATCTCCAGCATGAAGATCATAGTCGGCGAAGTCGGCTGGCCGACGGATGGCAGCAAGAATGCGGACGTAGCAGGTGCGAAGAGATTCTACGATGGGTTGATGAAGAAGATGGCGAGCAATACTGGCACGCCGGTGAGGCCCGGGCCGATGGACGTCTACCTCTTCGCCTTCATCGACGAGGACATGAAGAGCATCCAGCCGGGCTACTTTGAGCGGCACTGGGGGATCTTCACGTACGACGGGAAGCCCAAGTTCCCGATGGACCTCTCGGGCAAGGGAAATGGTAAGTACTTGGCAGGCGCATCCGGGGTGGAATATCTATCGGATGAGTGGTGCGTCTACGATCCGAGTGCGAGGAATCAGGAGGCAGTGCCACGGAGCATGGATTTTGCGTGCTCCAACGGGGACTGCACGGCATTGATGGGCTCATCGCCGTGCAGCAAGTTGGATCGCAGCGGCAGGGTATCGTATGCCTTCAACATGTATTTCCAGATGAAGGACCAGGACGTCAGGGCATGCGACTTCCAAGGCTTGGCGAAGATCACCAGCAGGAATGCGTCCCGAGATGGCTGCTTGTTCCCCATACAAATTGTGAATGCCGCTGGAAGAAGCCCGGCGGAGTTGGGCTTACTGATGCTGCCATGGATTGCTGTATTATTATTTCTATGA